From the Primulina tabacum isolate GXHZ01 chromosome 3, ASM2559414v2, whole genome shotgun sequence genome, one window contains:
- the LOC142538915 gene encoding GDSL esterase/lipase At5g55050-like, protein MANIRIPALVCLFFSMVLGTYATLYSPSADGMPPPIFILGDSTADVGTNSYLPHSKAIANFPYNGIDFPNSRPTGRFSNGFNSADYLGKKFGLKRSPAPFLSLLTLGSRFKKHLFKGVNFASGGAGLLDTTGSNLTVIPLSEQIAQFSTVRDNLTALIGSDATDTLLSKSLFFISTGSNDIFGYFVANSSMPQEKFISILICAYSDHITTLYNLGARKFGIISIPPVGCCPSQRRLQKIVNGVDGCFDPMNDLALDFHSALDTLLGNLSTGLPGLKYSLGNAFRMTIDVISNARAFGFDNVDSACCGSGYLNAKGICNLTASLCPDRRKYLFWDLFHPTNKASNLAAETLYSGPPYYVSPINFAQLAS, encoded by the exons ATGGCTAATATACGCATCCCTGCACTTGTTTGTCTATTCTTCTCGATGGTCTTGGGTACGTATGCCACCCTGTATTCACCATCTGCCGACGGGATGCCGCCACCGATTTTCATTCTAGGAGATTCCACGGCGGATGTTGGAACTAATTCTTACTTGCCTCATAGTAAGGCCATAGCAAACTTCCCATATAACGGCATCGACTTCCCAAATTCAAGGCCTACCGGACGGTTCAGTAATGGTTTCAACAGCGCCGATTATCTCG GCAAGAAATTCGGGCTGAAGAGAAGCCCGGCGCCATTTTTGTCGCTTCTTACCCTGGGCTCCCGTTTCAAAAAGCATCTTTTCAAAGGCGTAAACTTTGCCTCGGGTGGTGCCGGCCTTCTTGATACCACGGGCTCAAATCTT ACAGTCATTCCACTATCAGAGCAGATCGCTCAATTTTCCACAGTCCGAGATAATCTCACTGCTCTAATAGGCTCCGATGCAACTGATACATTGCTCTCTAAATCCTTATTCTTTATCAGCACAGGAAGCAACGACATTTTTGGCTATTTCGTGGCCAATTCATCTATGCCACAAGAAAAGTTCATTAGCATTCTCATTTGTGCTTATTCAGATCACATTACA ACACTATACAACCTTGGAGCACGAAAATTCGGAATCATAAGCATTCCACCAGTGGGTTGCTGTCCATCCCAAAGACGACTTCAGAAAATCGTTAATGGAGTGGACGGCTGTTTCGACCCCATGAACGACCTCGCCCTCGATTTCCACTCAGCGCTGGATACCCTTCTGGGAAACTTAAGCACAGGGCTTCCAGGATTGAAGTACTCTCTCGGAAACGCGTTCAGAATGACTATCGACGTCATATCCAATGCACGAGCCTTTG GATTTGACAATGTGGATTCAGCGTGCTGTGGATCGGGATATTTGAATGCGAAGGGCATTTGTAACTTGACAGCTTCTCTTTGCCCGGATCGGCGCAAGTATTTGTTCTGGGATTTGTTCCACCCCACAAACAAAGCTTCTAATCTCGCGGCTGAAACACTCTACAGCGGCCCCCCCTATTACGTGTCGCCAATTAATTTTGCTCAACTGGCTAGCTAA
- the LOC142539800 gene encoding protein EARLY-RESPONSIVE TO DEHYDRATION 7, chloroplastic-like yields MSSKSSKKQSSSLYPEVIQSNPDSASPFVSDGRGKNSSSSSLYPSVQMEGLAENLFAEEEGEEARYEAVKKASSESSEEVLIRIPGAIVHLIDKERSVELASGEFSIVQLRQGDNYVAALARMGEEIQWPLAKDEAAVKLDESHYFFTLRIPNENYETGGDNILNYGLTIASKGQEPLLRKLDSVLEKFSAFKVEKASEAVEKGWLAAAKDVSPAEMEGKKEELERSASAYWTTLAPNVEDYSGSVARMIAAGSGQVVRGILWCGDVTADRLKWGNDFLKKRMTKGSSSEISPQALRRMKRVKQMTKMSENVALGILSGVVKVSGFFTSPVANSKVGQKFFSILPGEIILASLEGFNKVCDAVEVAGKNVMSTTSVVTTGLVSHKYGEQAAEVTRDGLGAAGHAFGTAWAVFKIRKALNPKSVMKPSKFMKAAAKVNSAKLKANPKNPTISDS; encoded by the exons ATGTCTTCCAAAAGTTCGAAAAAGCAGAGTTCTTCTTTATATCCGGAAGTAATCCAGAGCAATCCAGATTCAGCTTCTCCATTCGTTTCAGACGGCAGGGGCAAAAATAGTTCTTCTTCATCGTTATACCCTTCTGTTCAGATGGAGGGTTTGGCAGAAAATCTTTTTGCAGAAGAGGAAGGAGAAGAAGCCAGGTACGAAGCGGTGAAAAAAGCTTCGTCCGAGTCTTCTGAGGAAGTACTCATCAGAATCCCAGGTGCTATTGTTCATTTGATCGACAAGGAAAGGAGTGTTGAGCTTGCCAGTGGAGAGTTCTCCATAGTTCAGCTGAGACAGGGCGATAACTATGTGGCCGCTTTAGCTCGCATGGGGGAAGAAATCCAGTGGCCGCTGGCGAAAGACGAGGCTGCGGTGAAGCTGGATGAATCCCACTACTTCTTCACTCTCAGGATCCCGAATGAAAATTACGAAACTGGTGGTGacaatattttgaattatgggtTGACGATAGCTTCAAAAGGGCAAGAGCCTTTGTTGAGGAAATTGGACTCGGTGCTTGAGAAATTCAGCGCGTTTAAGGTGGAGAAGGCTTCGGAAGCGGTGGAGAAAGGGTGGTTGGCGGCGGCGAAAGATGTATCTCCAGCGGAGATGGAGGGGAAGAAGGAGGAATTGGAGAGAAGCGCCTCCGCATACTGGACAACATTGGCTCCGAACGTGGAGGATTACAGTGGGAGTGTGGCGAGGATGATTGCTGCTGGTTCTGGGCAGGTGGTGCGAGGGATATTGTGGTGTGGTGATGTGACTGCGGATAGGCTTAAGTGGGGCAATGATTTCTTGAAGAAGAGGATGACAAAGGGATCGAGTTCCGAAATTAGTCCCCAGGCATTGAGAAGGATGAAAAG GGTTAAGCAGATGACAAAAATGTCTGAGAATGTTGCTCTCGGAATACTCTCTGGGGTTGTGAAGGTGTCTGGATTCTTCACAAGTCCAGTCGCCAACTCGAAAGTGGGGCAGAAATTCTTCAGCATTCTTCCTGGAGAGATCATTCTTGCTTCCTTGGAAGGATTCA ACAAGGTTTGTGATGCTGTTGAAGTCGCTGGAAAAAATGTGATGTCCACTACTTCAGTCGTGACCACGGGCCTCGTCTCTCACAA GTACGGAGAACAAGCAGCAGAAGTGACTCGTGACGGGTTAGGCGCTGCTGGGCATGCTTTCGGGACTGCTTGGGCTGTGTTCAAGATAAGAAAGGCTTTAAATCCCAAAAGCGTGATGAAGCCGTCGAAGTTTATGAAGGCTGCTGCTAAAGTTAATTCTGCTAAATTGAAAGCTAACCCGAAGAATCCAACCATTTCCGATTCGTGA